The sequence GGGGACACGGGCCACGGCTGGTTTCGGCGCGGGAGCAGGACTCGGCGCGGGCACCTTGGGCTTCAGGCCCGGAGGCCTCGCGAACGTCTGGGTTCGAGCCTCCGCCGGGATCCGCTGGAGCTGCTGCTGCACGGCCTCCGCGGAAGCCGGACGCAGGGTGGGGTCCTTCGCCAGCAACTGGAGCACCAGCGTGTCGAGCTCCGGGGGAATGCCTTCCGCGCGCGCGGAGGGCAGCGGCGGGATCTGATCGACGTGCGCGAACATCACCTGGACGGGATCGCCCTGGAACGGCCGCACGCCCGTCAGCATCTGGAACGCCATGATGCCCAGCGCATAGAGGTCCGTTGCCGGCCCCACGGTGCCGCCGCGGATCTGCTCCGGGGCCATGAACTCGGGCGTGCCCAGCACGGAACCATCAAGGGTCGTCGGGCTGTCCTTGCTCTCCAGCAGCTTGGCGATGCCGAAGTCCACCAGCTTGAGCGTGGGCGCCGCATTCGGCGGCTCCACCAGGAACACGTTCGCGGGCTTCAGGTCCCGGTGCACCACGCCCGCCCGGTGTGCCGCTCCGAGCGCGGAGAGGATCTGATCCAGCATCCAGAGGCTGGTGGGCACGTCCAGGCGCTTCCGGTCGGTCAGCAGCTCGGAAAGGGGCCGCCCCTCCAGCAACTCCATCACGACGTAGGAACGCCCGTCCGGGAGCGTGCCAAAGCCGAAGATGTCGATGATCCCGGGGTGCCGGATGGCATTGACCGCACGGGCTTCCACGAGCAGCCGCTCACGCAGCTTCGGAGACACAAGCTCCGCGCGAAGCACCTTGATGGCGGCCTGCTTCCCAATGAGGGAATGGGTGGCCCGGTAGACGACACCCATTCCTCCCGCGCCAATGCGCTCATCGACCGTGAAGTCTCCTATCTGCGAGGAGAGCAGCGGATCCGCGAGGGGCGTGGTGTCCGCCGACGAGGTCTTCCGCAAAGTGCGCGGCACCTCATCGGCGATGGAAGGACGGTGGGTTTTCATGAGGGAGCCCGCGAGCGAGCGGACCATACCCATGCATTTCCCCGGGTACCAAACAACGCACCGGCAAGCCGTTGGCTGGCAGCGGGTCGTGATTGACTGCCGGGGAGTGAGTCCATGCCCGCCAGGGTTTGGTCTCACCTCACTTCGGGAAGCGAGCCTTCAGCTGCTCCTGCCACGCGTCCAGCGCCTTGTTCACGTCCATGCGCTCGGTGCCGGTCTCTGCCTTCGCGGCGTCTGTGTAGAGGCCCACCAACTCGCGCGCGAGGTCCGGCGCGACGTCCTGACCCTGGGTTCGCTTGCGCAGCTCCGCGACCAGCTTGTCCAGGCGCTGGGCCAATCGCTGCTCGGAGGCATTGGTGCGGGGCAGGGTGGGCAGCGGAGGAATCACCAGTGGCGGGACCTTGGGCAGCTCCGGCACGACTGCCACCGGGGGCGCGTCGTGCTGCGCGATGCGCTGGGTCAATTCCTTCTCGATGCCGTCGAGCGCCTGATGGATGCGCGCGCGTTCGGAGTCCTTCGTCGCGTCCACGGCGGCGCGGTACTGCTGGATCAACTTGCCTCGCAGCGCTCCGTCCGTGTCCACGTCCTTCGCTCGTGCACGCTGTTGCTTGAACAAGCCAAACAACCTTCGCGCCAGCTTCTTCTCGGACGCTGTCTCGACCGGCAGTGGCGGCAATCCGGAGGCCTTGCCCTCCGTCTCCACTTCCTCGTGCGTCTCCTGCACGGGCTCGGTCTTCGTGACCGTCTCAGTCACCGGAACCACCGGCGCCGGTGCTTTGACCACGGGCGCAACGGGCACGGTCGGACGCTGCACCACGGGCGGAGGCGTTTCCGCGGGCCGCGTCAGCCACCAGAGCCCCGCGCCCATCACCACGACCCCGGCGACCACCGCCGCCGCCAGCGGTGCCACCTTCCGGCGGTCCGCGAGCAACGCAGCCAGGCCTGGCGGCCGGGGTGCCGTAGGGGATGTGGGCTCCTCCCGCTTCGTCACCGCCGGGACGCCCAGCCCCAACGTGCCAGGAGACCGTCCCAATGACAGCGCCTTCAACCGCTGACGTACGGCTTCCGCGGACGCAGGCCGCTTCGCCGGATCCTTCTCCATCAACTGGAGCACCAGCGCGTCGAGCTCCGGCGGAATGCCCTCCACCTTCGATGAAGGCCTCGGCGGGGCCTGTTCGACGTGCGCGAACATCACCTGCACGTTCTCACCCTGGAAGGGCCTCGCTCCGGTGAGCATCTGGAACGCCATGACGCCCAGCGCGTACAGGTCCGTGGCCGGGCCCACCGCGCCGCCGCGGATCTGCTCCGGGGCCATGAAGTCCGGCGTCCCCAGCACGGAGCCGTCCGCCAGCGTCAGGCCCTCGCGCGACTGCAACACCTTGGCGATGCCGAAGTCGACCAGCTTGAGCGTGGGCGGCGCGTCCGGCCGCTCCACCATGAACACGTTCGCCGGCTTCAGGTCCCGGTGCACCACGCTCGCCCGGTGCGCCGCCCCCAGCGGAGAGAGGATCTGCTCCAACATCCAGACCGTCGTCCCCACGTCCAGCCGTCCCCGCTCGTGCAGCACCGCCGCGAGCGACTGGCCTTGCAACAGCTCCATCACCACGTACGGCCGGCCGTCCGGCAGCTTTCCGAAGTTGAAGATGTCCAGGATGCCCGGGTGCCCGATGGCGTTGACCGACCGCGCCTCCACCACCAGCCGCTGCTCCTGCTCCGGCGACATCAGCTCCGCGCGCAGCACCTTGATGGCGGCCTGCTTGCCGATGATGGGGTGCTCGGCGCGGTACACCACGCCCATCCCGCCCGCGCCGATGCGCTCCTGGATGACGAACTCGCCCAACTGCGTCCCCAGCAGCGGATCCGCCTTCGGCGCCGTCGGTGCCAATGTCAGGGGCACCTCCCGCTCCGTCAGCGCCCGGTGTGCCCCCGTCTCCGGAATTCTTCTTGTCTTCATGGGAAAGCCCGTTTTCGAAGACAGTACCGTGAGCCAGGGACGCCGTCGCGTGCCCCGAAGGCTCGAGTTCTGTCCGCTCGTCCGCCAGGCGACTCAGGGTTTCCCGTACTTCCAGTGAGGCGGTCGTTTTCCTCCCGACCGCCCTCACCGAGGATCAGCGCGGGAGGCGCGCCGTCAGCCGCTCCTGCCATGCATCCAGGGCCTGATGCACGCTCATGCGCTCGGTGGCGGTCGTGGCGTTCGCCGCGGACCGGAAGATGTCCACGAGCTGCTTCGTCAGCTCCGGCGCGACGTCCTGGTTCTGCGTGCGCTTGCGCAGCTCCGCGACCAGCTTGTCCATGCGTTGGGCCAGCCGCTGCTCGGAGGCATTGCCCTGGGGCAGGGGGGGCAGCCTGGGAATCACAAGCGCCGGGACCCGGGGCGGCGCCGGAGGCGCGGCGGTTGCGACGGCGACACGCGCCGGGGGCGCATCGTGCAGTGCGATGCGCTGGGTCAATTCCTTCTCAAGGTCATCCAGCGCGACATGGATGCGCGTCCGCTCGGAGTCCGTCTTCGCTTCCGCGGCGGCCCGGTACTGCTGGAGCAGCCTGCCGCGCAGGACTCCCTCCGCATCCACGTCCTTCGACCGCGCCAGCAGCAGCTTGAACAGACCTGCCTGCCGCTGCTCCATCTTCTTCTCGGAGGCAGTCTCCGCCGGCAACGGTGGCAACTTCGTGGACTTCGCGAGGGTCGCTGTCGCGGTCTCCGCCTCCGTGGGCGCTGCTTCCTCGATGACCTCGGGCGGCACCTCGACAGGGGGCTGCGTCGCGGCGACCGGCGGCGGCTCCTCCGGAAGCGTGGGCCTCGCGTCCACCCGCACCGGCCCGGAAGGTCGCGGCGGCGCAATCACTTGCATCGGCTCCGCCTCCCGCGCCTGCGTCCCCCACCCGTAACCCACCCCCAGCATCGCCACCGCGGCGACCGCCGCCACCGCGAGGGATACTCCGCTCCGGCGTCCTGGCGGCTCGGCCCGCGCCTGCGGCTCCACCGGCGCATCCGGTTCCACGCTCCCGGACGGCATGGGGGGACGCGCCAGTCCCCGGAGCTTCAGCCGCACGGCCGTCGCGGTCGCGGGCCGCTTCGCGGGGTCCTTCGCCATCAACCGCGACACCAGGTCATCGAGCTCCGGCGGAATCCCTTCCACCCGCGACGACACGCGGGGCGGAACCTGCTCGACGTGCGCGAACATCACCTGCACGTTGTCACCCTGGAACGGCCGGGTGCCCGTGAGCATGTGGAACGCCATCACCCCCAGCGCGTACAGGTCCGCGGCCGGGCCCACCTCGCCGCCGCGAACCTGCTCCGGGGCCATGAAGTCCGGCGTCCCCAGCGTGGAACCGTCCGTCCGCGCCAGCGCGTCGTGCCCCTGCATCAGCTTGGCGATGCCGAAGTCCACCAGCTTGATCAACGGCGCCGCGTCCGGCTGCTCCATCAGGAACACGTTCGCGGGCTTCAGGTCCCGGTGCACCACCCCCGCCCGGTGCGCGGCCGCCAGCGCGGCCAGGACCTGCTCCAGCACCCAGGCCGTGGTTCCCACGTCCATCCGGCCCTGCTCGCGCATCCGGTCCGCGAGCGACTGGCCCTTCAGCAGCTCCATCACCACATACGGCCGGCAGTCCGGCAGCGTCCCGAAGTTGAAGATGTCCAGCACGCCCGGATGCCGGATGGCGTTCACCGCCCGCGCCTCCACCAGCAGCCGCTGCTCCTGCTCCGGGGACACCAGCTCCGCGCGCATCACCTTGATGGCCGCGTGCTTGCCAATCAGCGGGTGCTCCGCCCGGTAGACGACCCCCATCCCGCCCGCGCCCACGCGCTCCCGGATGACGAACTCACCAATCTGGGACCCCACCAGCGGATCCACCGTCGCCAGGGCCTCCGCGGGGGCTTCGTCCGTCCGCGCGCCAGGTGCCGCCGCCGCTGAGAAGGGTTCGTGCTCCAGGGCCGGTCGCATGGGGTCGGATGCTATCGGTCCGGATCCATGACGTCCCGCGTCCAAATGCGCCGGCTGCCCGCCCGGCCGCTGGTGGATCCGCGCTGTTCAAGGAATGCGGTTCTTCAGAGCGAAAAAGTCTGATCCACGGAGGGGGTGGGGCCTCAAGGAAACGGGGTGGACCCGTTGTAGAGTCAGGTCCGTCCTTTCCTGGACGTTCCCGGGTCGCGCTTCCGGATCCCTGCTCCCCAGGGACCGCACCCGAGGGGGAACATGGCACCGGCATACGACGCCCTGGTCATCGGCACCGGGTTTGGCGGCGCGGTGGCGGCCTGTCGGCTCGCGCAGGCGGGCCTGACCGTGCGCGTGCTCGAACGCGGACTGCGCTACCAGAAGGGCAGCTTTCCACGCGACTTCGAGGACCCCCGCAACGGCTGGCTGTATCAGCACCGGCAGGGCCTCTTCGACATCAAGCTGCTCAAGGGCATGAGCATCGTGCAGGCCGCGGGGTACGGCGGCGGCTCGCTCATCTACGCGAACGTGCACCTGCGCCCGCCCGCGGAGGTGTTCGCGTCCGGGTGGCCGGAGGGCTACAGCCGGGAGGCATTGGATCCGTATTACGACCTGGTCGCGCACATGCTGGACGTGCAGCCCATCACGGCTTCCGCGCGCGGCCTGCCGCCCAAGACGAAGCGGATGCAGGAGGTAGCGAAGAAGCTGGGCCGCGAGGCGCAGTTCTTCCACCCGAACCTCGCCGTGCGCTTCACCCCCGCGGGCGAGCC is a genomic window of Corallococcus macrosporus containing:
- a CDS encoding serine/threonine-protein kinase — translated: MKTRRIPETGAHRALTEREVPLTLAPTAPKADPLLGTQLGEFVIQERIGAGGMGVVYRAEHPIIGKQAAIKVLRAELMSPEQEQRLVVEARSVNAIGHPGILDIFNFGKLPDGRPYVVMELLQGQSLAAVLHERGRLDVGTTVWMLEQILSPLGAAHRASVVHRDLKPANVFMVERPDAPPTLKLVDFGIAKVLQSREGLTLADGSVLGTPDFMAPEQIRGGAVGPATDLYALGVMAFQMLTGARPFQGENVQVMFAHVEQAPPRPSSKVEGIPPELDALVLQLMEKDPAKRPASAEAVRQRLKALSLGRSPGTLGLGVPAVTKREEPTSPTAPRPPGLAALLADRRKVAPLAAAVVAGVVVMGAGLWWLTRPAETPPPVVQRPTVPVAPVVKAPAPVVPVTETVTKTEPVQETHEEVETEGKASGLPPLPVETASEKKLARRLFGLFKQQRARAKDVDTDGALRGKLIQQYRAAVDATKDSERARIHQALDGIEKELTQRIAQHDAPPVAVVPELPKVPPLVIPPLPTLPRTNASEQRLAQRLDKLVAELRKRTQGQDVAPDLARELVGLYTDAAKAETGTERMDVNKALDAWQEQLKARFPK
- a CDS encoding serine/threonine-protein kinase — translated: MRPALEHEPFSAAAAPGARTDEAPAEALATVDPLVGSQIGEFVIRERVGAGGMGVVYRAEHPLIGKHAAIKVMRAELVSPEQEQRLLVEARAVNAIRHPGVLDIFNFGTLPDCRPYVVMELLKGQSLADRMREQGRMDVGTTAWVLEQVLAALAAAHRAGVVHRDLKPANVFLMEQPDAAPLIKLVDFGIAKLMQGHDALARTDGSTLGTPDFMAPEQVRGGEVGPAADLYALGVMAFHMLTGTRPFQGDNVQVMFAHVEQVPPRVSSRVEGIPPELDDLVSRLMAKDPAKRPATATAVRLKLRGLARPPMPSGSVEPDAPVEPQARAEPPGRRSGVSLAVAAVAAVAMLGVGYGWGTQAREAEPMQVIAPPRPSGPVRVDARPTLPEEPPPVAATQPPVEVPPEVIEEAAPTEAETATATLAKSTKLPPLPAETASEKKMEQRQAGLFKLLLARSKDVDAEGVLRGRLLQQYRAAAEAKTDSERTRIHVALDDLEKELTQRIALHDAPPARVAVATAAPPAPPRVPALVIPRLPPLPQGNASEQRLAQRMDKLVAELRKRTQNQDVAPELTKQLVDIFRSAANATTATERMSVHQALDAWQERLTARLPR